In one Marinitoga hydrogenitolerans DSM 16785 genomic region, the following are encoded:
- a CDS encoding YicC/YloC family endoribonuclease gives MRSMTGYGRIEENIGNYSYTVEIKSLNGKHLNIKVNLPWIYSSLEIKINDVLKKYFKRGSLNVYIDIRLLQPKDIIKIDKALAKSYFDALNELASYLHLNDLPNLELLVKFKEIMRYSIDEKDLELIWNGLEEALVKCIENTLEVQQSEGKKIKEVLKEYINKIEEITLEIEKYSSKMKEYYKEKLRESLKDMNLEVEYNKERLEYEIALIAERGDITEEIDRLKMHVKKFREVIDSNLEVLGQNLDFLTQEMHREFNTIASKSKLKEITALSIDGRLNVNKIKEQVQNIH, from the coding sequence ATGAGAAGTATGACAGGTTACGGGAGAATAGAGGAGAATATTGGAAATTACAGTTATACTGTAGAAATCAAATCGTTAAATGGCAAACATTTAAATATAAAAGTAAATTTGCCGTGGATATATTCATCTTTGGAAATAAAAATAAATGATGTTTTAAAGAAATATTTTAAACGAGGCTCATTAAATGTTTACATAGATATTAGATTATTGCAGCCTAAGGATATTATTAAAATAGATAAAGCTCTTGCGAAATCATATTTTGATGCTTTGAACGAACTTGCAAGTTATCTTCATTTAAATGATTTACCTAACTTGGAATTATTAGTGAAATTTAAAGAAATAATGAGATATTCCATAGACGAAAAAGATTTGGAACTTATATGGAATGGGTTAGAAGAGGCGCTTGTGAAATGTATTGAAAATACTCTTGAAGTACAGCAATCAGAGGGTAAGAAAATAAAAGAAGTTTTAAAAGAATATATAAATAAGATAGAAGAAATTACATTGGAAATAGAAAAATATTCGTCAAAGATGAAAGAATATTATAAGGAAAAATTAAGAGAATCATTAAAAGATATGAATTTGGAAGTTGAATACAATAAAGAAAGATTAGAATATGAAATTGCTCTTATAGCGGAACGTGGTGATATTACAGAAGAAATTGATAGATTGAAAATGCATGTAAAAAAATTTAGAGAAGTTATAGATTCTAATTTAGAAGTATTAGGGCAAAATTTGGATTTTTTAACTCAAGAAATGCATAGGGAATTTAATACAATAGCTTCTAAATCCAAATTAAAAGAAATAACAGCATTATCTATTGATGGTAGGCTTAATGTTAATAAAATAAAAGAACAAGTGCAAAATATTCATTAA
- a CDS encoding 4Fe-4S binding protein: MPKYDSWKEMPIAGVIDKPATAREYNTGTWRIMRPIVDKDACINCMQCWLYCPDMAINGKVKEDGKTEMIGFDYNYCKGCGTCAKVCPVNAITMKPETEFLK, from the coding sequence ATGCCTAAATACGATAGCTGGAAAGAAATGCCAATTGCTGGAGTAATTGATAAGCCAGCTACTGCAAGAGAGTATAATACAGGTACATGGAGAATTATGAGACCTATTGTTGATAAAGATGCATGTATTAATTGTATGCAATGTTGGTTATATTGTCCAGATATGGCAATAAATGGAAAAGTAAAAGAAGATGGGAAGACAGAAATGATTGGTTTTGATTATAACTATTGTAAAGGCTGTGGAACATGTGCTAAAGTATGTCCTGTAAATGCAATTACAATGAAACCAGAAACGGAATTTTTAAAATAA
- a CDS encoding ComF family protein — translation MKKTSYNIYFASVYEEPLSSLLKEFKFKENIHLAKIFSKLLYRTYKHYNIEFNEIPEIIYIPSIKRHLKKRGYNPVFLLAKEYSKLTGFNINNKLKIQKRYSKSQVEANNYFERIHQVKNKFFFEGVKEKEYIIIDDVLTTGATLENAIKTINNYVVPIILCKNVKNI, via the coding sequence TTGAAGAAAACTAGTTATAATATATATTTTGCAAGTGTATATGAAGAACCATTATCTTCTTTGTTAAAAGAATTCAAGTTTAAAGAAAATATACATCTTGCGAAAATATTCTCAAAGTTATTATATAGAACATATAAACATTATAATATTGAGTTTAATGAAATTCCTGAAATAATATATATCCCTTCTATAAAAAGGCATTTAAAGAAAAGAGGTTATAATCCCGTTTTTTTATTAGCAAAAGAATATTCCAAGTTAACGGGTTTTAATATCAACAATAAATTAAAAATTCAAAAAAGATATTCAAAATCTCAGGTTGAAGCAAATAATTATTTTGAAAGAATACATCAGGTTAAAAATAAATTTTTTTTCGAAGGAGTAAAAGAAAAAGAATATATAATAATAGATGATGTTCTTACAACAGGGGCAACACTTGAAAATGCAATTAAAACCATAAATAATTATGTTGTACCAATAATTCTTTGCAAAAATGTAAAAAATATATAA
- a CDS encoding DUF370 domain-containing protein: protein MYGLINIGFGNVVIGDRVIAIVNPESSPLKRLKDIAKEEGKLIDATYGRKTRAIVITDSNHIILSAIQPETISGRFMQNFYDVEGALEKIRREVYSK from the coding sequence GTGTACGGATTAATAAATATAGGTTTTGGTAATGTTGTAATTGGTGATAGAGTAATTGCTATTGTTAATCCTGAATCATCACCATTAAAAAGATTAAAGGATATAGCGAAAGAAGAAGGAAAGTTGATTGATGCAACATATGGAAGAAAAACAAGAGCCATAGTCATTACAGATAGTAATCACATTATATTGAGTGCTATTCAACCAGAAACCATAAGTGGCAGATTCATGCAAAATTTTTATGACGTTGAAGGAGCATTAGAAAAAATAAGGAGAGAGGTATACTCTAAATGA
- a CDS encoding DNA-directed RNA polymerase subunit omega: protein MSMDFNYDEIMKKVGFKYVVPIMVAKRVQILKEEGFDVTAKPLVKTSDNNLVTIAFKEIEKGHVRLKNKDKLEEYKPEVK from the coding sequence ATGTCGATGGATTTTAATTATGATGAAATTATGAAAAAAGTAGGATTTAAATATGTTGTTCCTATTATGGTTGCAAAAAGAGTTCAGATTTTAAAAGAAGAAGGGTTTGATGTAACTGCAAAACCTCTTGTAAAAACTTCTGATAATAATTTAGTTACAATAGCTTTCAAAGAAATCGAAAAAGGCCATGTAAGATTAAAAAATAAAGATAAATTAGAGGAATATAAACCTGAGGTGAAATAA
- the porA gene encoding pyruvate ferredoxin oxidoreductase — MPTKLAITGAAAVAHAMRQINPDVVAAYPITPQTPIVEYFAQFVADGVVDTVMVPVESEHSAMSAVVGSAAAGARTMTATAANGLALMFEIVYIAASMRLPIVMPIVNRALSGPINIHGDHSDAYAVRDSGWIQLFSENSQEAYDMTIIATKLAEREEVLTPAMVNLDGFITSHGVEGVEILDDEVVRDFVGEWEAKYPLLDIDNPVTHGPLDLFDYYFEHHRQQQEGLKNAYKALPEVFAEYEKISGRKYDFLDLYRMEDAEYVMVVMNSAASTAKYVIDELREKGIKAGLVKPWVFTPFPKKEFLAALDGKKAVMVLDRAMSFGKEAPLYSLIKSALYDAKEKPLIGSYVYGLGGRDVTPEMLSIPFEDAIKGDLDPNEERYLGLKE; from the coding sequence ATGCCTACAAAGTTAGCAATAACTGGTGCAGCTGCAGTTGCTCATGCAATGAGACAAATTAATCCAGATGTAGTAGCTGCATATCCAATAACACCACAAACTCCAATTGTTGAGTATTTTGCTCAATTTGTAGCAGATGGAGTTGTAGATACAGTGATGGTTCCTGTAGAATCTGAACATTCAGCTATGAGTGCTGTTGTAGGTTCAGCAGCAGCAGGTGCAAGAACAATGACAGCAACAGCAGCTAATGGATTAGCTTTAATGTTTGAAATTGTATATATTGCAGCATCAATGAGATTACCTATAGTAATGCCTATAGTTAATAGGGCTTTATCTGGTCCTATAAATATTCATGGAGATCATTCAGATGCTTATGCAGTAAGAGATTCTGGATGGATTCAATTATTCTCAGAAAATTCTCAAGAAGCATATGATATGACAATTATAGCTACAAAATTAGCAGAAAGAGAAGAAGTATTGACACCAGCAATGGTTAATTTAGATGGATTCATCACTTCACATGGTGTTGAAGGTGTGGAAATATTAGATGATGAAGTTGTAAGAGATTTTGTTGGCGAATGGGAAGCTAAATATCCATTATTGGATATAGATAACCCTGTTACACATGGACCATTAGATTTATTCGATTATTATTTCGAACATCACAGACAACAACAAGAAGGTTTAAAAAATGCATATAAAGCATTACCTGAAGTATTTGCAGAATATGAAAAGATTTCTGGAAGAAAATATGATTTCTTAGATTTATATAGAATGGAAGATGCAGAATATGTAATGGTTGTTATGAACTCTGCAGCATCAACAGCAAAATATGTTATTGATGAATTAAGGGAAAAAGGTATAAAAGCAGGATTAGTAAAGCCATGGGTATTTACACCTTTCCCTAAAAAGGAATTTTTAGCAGCTCTTGATGGAAAGAAAGCTGTAATGGTTCTTGATAGAGCAATGTCATTTGGAAAAGAAGCACCATTATATTCATTGATAAAATCTGCATTGTATGATGCAAAAGAAAAACCATTAATAGGTTCATATGTATATGGTTTAGGTGGAAGAGATGTTACACCAGAAATGTTGAGTATACCATTTGAAGATGCAATTAAAGGTGATTTGGATCCAAATGAAGAAAGATATCTTGGTTTAAAAGAATAA
- a CDS encoding glycoside hydrolase family 57 protein has product MNRGKIMFVLHSHLPYVRHPDYEEFMEERWLFEAITETYVPLIRMFKKLERKEIDFKLVMSFSPTLMEMLNSIDLQEKYIRYLKKIIELSEKEYERTKDEELIKHKMADYYRNNFKEILEIFEKDYNKNILNAFKEYKEKGYLELITTAATHAVLPLYSEYPEIIRMQIKYGLETFKKVFGDYPEGFWLPEMGYFEGLDSYLKEFDIKYFFVEKQGLIYGNPYPIYNTFNPAITNSNVFVFSRDKENNIEIFDTESGYLNDPRYREFYRDIGFDRDYEYIKDYIDKSGVRCNTGIKYYKITGKDKELFDKLLYDIDEAYAAVKEDAANFVQKKLNQLRDLKKEYPELSPIMVYTFDTEFFGHWWYEGILFLEKVIEKVYNTDELILKKAEDIIKETKEVQVLTPSKSSWGINGFFEEWVNGNNDWIYPAIYEMIEILRKKFKNDWQGEEKKIISLMIRELMLAQSSDWAFIISSGTTVEYAVNRIKTHVKRFFELNAMLESGKIEKNKLKYYMWVDKIFENIDYSDIM; this is encoded by the coding sequence ATGAATAGGGGAAAAATAATGTTTGTGTTGCATTCTCATTTACCATATGTTAGACACCCTGATTACGAAGAGTTTATGGAAGAAAGATGGTTGTTTGAAGCTATAACAGAAACTTATGTCCCGCTTATTAGAATGTTTAAAAAATTGGAAAGAAAAGAAATAGATTTTAAATTAGTTATGAGTTTTTCACCAACATTAATGGAAATGTTAAATAGTATAGATTTACAAGAAAAGTATATAAGATATTTAAAAAAAATAATAGAATTGTCTGAAAAAGAATATGAAAGAACAAAAGATGAAGAATTAATAAAACATAAAATGGCGGATTATTATAGAAATAATTTTAAAGAAATATTGGAAATATTTGAAAAAGATTATAATAAAAATATATTAAATGCTTTTAAAGAATATAAAGAAAAAGGATATTTAGAATTAATTACTACAGCAGCAACACATGCAGTATTACCTTTATATTCAGAATATCCAGAAATTATACGAATGCAAATAAAGTATGGATTGGAAACATTTAAAAAGGTTTTTGGAGATTATCCAGAAGGTTTTTGGTTGCCAGAAATGGGGTATTTTGAAGGATTAGATAGTTATTTAAAAGAATTTGATATAAAATATTTTTTTGTTGAAAAACAAGGATTGATATATGGAAATCCATATCCAATATATAACACTTTTAATCCGGCTATAACGAATTCTAATGTTTTTGTTTTCTCAAGAGATAAAGAAAATAATATTGAAATTTTTGATACAGAGTCAGGTTATTTGAATGATCCGCGTTATAGAGAATTTTATAGAGATATAGGATTTGATAGAGATTATGAATATATAAAAGATTATATAGATAAAAGTGGTGTTAGGTGTAACACTGGGATTAAATATTATAAGATTACTGGTAAAGATAAAGAACTTTTTGATAAATTATTATATGATATTGATGAAGCTTATGCGGCAGTAAAAGAGGATGCGGCAAATTTTGTTCAAAAAAAGTTAAATCAATTACGAGATTTAAAAAAAGAGTATCCAGAATTATCTCCTATTATGGTATATACGTTTGATACAGAATTTTTTGGTCATTGGTGGTATGAAGGAATATTATTTTTAGAAAAAGTAATAGAAAAAGTATATAATACAGATGAACTTATTTTGAAAAAAGCAGAAGATATTATAAAAGAGACAAAAGAAGTTCAGGTTTTAACTCCCTCTAAATCATCATGGGGTATAAACGGTTTTTTTGAAGAATGGGTTAATGGTAATAATGATTGGATATATCCAGCAATATATGAAATGATAGAAATATTAAGAAAAAAATTTAAGAATGATTGGCAAGGTGAAGAAAAAAAGATAATATCCTTAATGATAAGAGAGTTAATGCTTGCACAGTCAAGTGATTGGGCGTTTATTATAAGTTCAGGGACTACAGTTGAATATGCAGTTAACAGAATAAAAACACATGTGAAACGTTTTTTTGAACTTAATGCAATGCTTGAGAGTGGAAAAATTGAAAAAAATAAGTTAAAATATTATATGTGGGTAGATAAAATTTTTGAAAACATTGATTATAGTGATATTATGTAA
- a CDS encoding DUF4912 domain-containing protein: MIIDKKLSRLLESEEPSIQELRNIAKNMGIKLKRSMRKKDIIKVIKNKLLQLKEEGLITDTSNQLSFQIPQISGIDLIKNNKELLNEDMLIITSVNSNWIFAFWNFSKELMMKISKIPENTKMIMRFYDVTNKDFAIDEANRIYESINDLKEYKSYYFFVPVSNAEYIAEIGYLNKEFIPLIRSNRLKMPSENINISENVILYNLKSNKKKKLRKKINVNIVEKIPSVANGNMTLPQLGDRPPISGGGSFVWNLYSLNRGIKK; this comes from the coding sequence ATGATAATAGATAAAAAGCTTTCCAGATTATTAGAAAGTGAAGAACCAAGTATTCAAGAATTGAGGAATATTGCAAAAAATATGGGAATCAAATTAAAAAGGTCAATGCGAAAAAAGGATATAATAAAGGTAATAAAAAATAAGTTGTTGCAATTAAAAGAAGAAGGATTAATAACAGATACTTCAAATCAATTATCTTTTCAAATCCCGCAAATTAGTGGAATAGATTTAATTAAAAATAATAAAGAACTACTTAATGAAGATATGCTCATAATTACAAGTGTCAATTCTAATTGGATATTTGCGTTTTGGAATTTTTCAAAGGAATTGATGATGAAAATAAGCAAAATCCCTGAAAACACAAAAATGATAATGAGATTTTATGATGTAACGAATAAAGATTTTGCAATAGATGAAGCAAATAGAATATATGAATCAATTAATGATTTAAAAGAATATAAAAGTTATTATTTTTTCGTTCCAGTGTCAAATGCTGAATATATAGCTGAAATAGGATATTTAAATAAAGAATTTATTCCTTTGATAAGGAGCAATAGATTAAAAATGCCATCTGAAAATATTAATATTTCAGAAAATGTAATATTATATAATTTGAAATCAAATAAAAAAAAGAAATTAAGAAAAAAAATTAATGTCAACATAGTAGAAAAGATACCTAGTGTAGCTAATGGAAATATGACATTACCTCAATTAGGAGATAGACCACCAATATCTGGTGGAGGTTCATTTGTTTGGAATTTATATTCTTTAAACAGGGGGATAAAAAAATGA
- a CDS encoding 2-oxoacid:acceptor oxidoreductase family protein — protein sequence MPEKYFEIRWHGRAGQGAKSASQFLTEAAVEAGKYSTAFPEYGAERSGAPMKAFNRIADVPIRIRSGIETPDVVVVFDDTMLGLPEITTGLSEDKIMLVNTVMSPEEVKEKTGFNGKIYTIPATNIALEEIKRGIPNTVMIGALVKLTNAVPLEVVKEKVKKTFEKKFSSEVVEANIRAVERGYQEVKGNA from the coding sequence GTGCCAGAAAAATATTTTGAAATCAGATGGCATGGAAGAGCTGGACAGGGAGCAAAGAGTGCTTCGCAATTTTTAACAGAAGCAGCAGTAGAAGCAGGTAAATATTCAACAGCATTTCCGGAATATGGTGCTGAAAGATCAGGAGCACCAATGAAGGCATTCAACAGAATTGCAGATGTTCCGATTAGAATAAGAAGTGGTATCGAGACTCCAGATGTAGTTGTAGTTTTTGATGATACAATGTTAGGATTACCTGAGATAACAACTGGGTTATCAGAGGATAAAATTATGTTGGTAAACACAGTTATGTCTCCAGAAGAAGTAAAAGAAAAAACAGGGTTTAACGGAAAGATTTATACGATTCCTGCAACGAATATAGCTTTAGAAGAAATAAAAAGAGGAATACCAAATACAGTTATGATTGGAGCTCTTGTTAAATTGACAAATGCAGTTCCATTAGAAGTAGTTAAAGAAAAAGTTAAGAAAACATTTGAAAAGAAATTTAGTTCAGAAGTAGTTGAAGCAAACATTAGAGCAGTTGAAAGGGGTTATCAGGAGGTGAAAGGTAATGCCTAA
- a CDS encoding HEAT repeat domain-containing protein: MSNPIIEAYKILQEKIRHDNMKLYLELLESKVSTVKAKSIQELLKQKVEITHMHEMLKDNSPNVRLSALKYLEKMGKLDCEILKELFNDISSVIRKEAIKLYLSLGCEDFESLYPLAKDPDFKVRFQLVNSFIEFYPEDLDKIRDKFEDETNPQIKILLNMSENINEIILSEEVPISLKKLVLKRYFEANDSVTVYNTFSEIYHNVDKNMKLILIKYISGLPCEISKPFFTKNIDEEKDIELLYELVNKGKKICGNDIIQDWIIDKFIDTDMPKIKNFGFKLAMEKDDMNYVDYARSLLNVVEDELLSGAISYLLHFLDYTLLDKIPDFLNSLSIKRKNYALQIIKKLKAEQFIMDVSKIAENKIYPVNLRKNALNILKILKANNFWETPYNILKDENENGTLKLTALTTLLKLNPEVVPSVLE; the protein is encoded by the coding sequence ATGTCAAATCCAATAATAGAAGCATATAAGATTTTACAGGAAAAAATAAGGCATGATAATATGAAATTATACCTTGAGTTATTAGAATCAAAAGTTTCTACTGTAAAAGCTAAGTCTATTCAAGAATTATTAAAGCAAAAAGTAGAAATAACCCATATGCATGAAATGTTAAAAGATAATAGTCCAAATGTACGACTATCTGCATTGAAATATCTTGAAAAAATGGGGAAACTTGATTGTGAAATATTAAAAGAATTATTTAATGATATATCATCAGTAATTAGAAAAGAAGCTATTAAATTGTATCTTTCTTTAGGATGTGAAGATTTTGAATCTCTGTATCCATTAGCAAAGGATCCGGATTTTAAGGTGCGCTTTCAATTAGTAAATTCTTTTATAGAATTTTATCCAGAAGATTTAGATAAAATAAGAGATAAATTTGAGGATGAAACAAATCCTCAAATAAAAATATTATTAAATATGTCCGAAAATATTAATGAAATTATTTTATCTGAAGAAGTCCCAATATCATTAAAAAAACTTGTTTTAAAAAGATATTTTGAAGCAAATGATTCTGTTACTGTTTATAATACTTTTAGTGAAATTTACCATAATGTTGATAAAAATATGAAATTAATATTGATAAAATATATATCAGGATTACCATGTGAAATATCTAAACCGTTTTTCACAAAGAATATAGATGAAGAAAAAGATATAGAATTATTATATGAATTGGTAAATAAAGGGAAAAAGATTTGTGGTAATGACATTATTCAAGATTGGATTATTGATAAATTTATTGATACAGATATGCCAAAAATAAAGAACTTCGGCTTTAAATTAGCGATGGAAAAAGACGATATGAATTATGTTGATTATGCAAGAAGTTTGTTAAATGTAGTAGAAGACGAACTCCTATCAGGAGCAATAAGTTATTTACTTCATTTCCTTGATTATACACTTCTTGATAAAATACCAGATTTTTTAAATTCACTATCAATAAAAAGGAAAAACTATGCGCTGCAAATTATAAAAAAATTAAAAGCGGAACAATTTATTATGGATGTTTCAAAAATAGCAGAAAATAAAATTTATCCAGTAAATTTGAGAAAAAACGCTTTAAATATATTAAAGATATTAAAAGCAAATAATTTTTGGGAAACCCCATATAATATATTAAAGGATGAAAATGAAAATGGAACATTAAAATTAACTGCTTTAACAACATTACTTAAATTAAATCCTGAGGTAGTTCCGAGTGTTCTTGAATGA
- the gmk gene encoding guanylate kinase: protein MTKGILYVVSGPSGVGKSSIIKSAMSKLEGFSFSVSYTTRPPRPGEVNGKDYFFVDEKTFNKMIENDEFLEYAKVHGHMYGTSKKYIKEKINEGMNIVLDIDVQGALNVVKKMPKETVLIFIAPPSYSELKKRLMNRGTEKKEDLIIRLNDAKWELSKINEFDYLIVNEELKEAINQLISIFIAEQIKTERVTEHLGRYSFFKIEEE from the coding sequence ATGACAAAAGGGATTCTTTATGTTGTCAGTGGCCCCAGCGGTGTTGGTAAATCCTCTATAATAAAGAGTGCAATGTCAAAATTAGAAGGATTCTCTTTTTCTGTTTCATATACAACCAGACCACCTAGACCTGGGGAAGTAAATGGTAAAGATTATTTTTTTGTTGATGAAAAAACATTTAATAAAATGATAGAAAATGACGAGTTTTTAGAGTATGCTAAAGTGCATGGGCATATGTATGGAACTTCAAAAAAGTATATAAAAGAAAAAATTAATGAAGGTATGAATATTGTTTTAGATATTGATGTTCAAGGTGCTTTGAATGTTGTCAAGAAAATGCCGAAAGAGACAGTATTAATATTTATAGCCCCACCATCATATTCTGAATTGAAAAAACGATTGATGAATAGAGGAACAGAAAAAAAAGAAGATTTAATAATTAGGTTAAATGATGCTAAATGGGAATTATCCAAAATAAATGAATTTGATTATTTAATAGTTAACGAAGAACTAAAAGAGGCGATTAATCAATTGATTTCTATATTTATAGCTGAGCAAATAAAAACAGAAAGAGTTACGGAACACCTTGGGAGATATTCATTTTTTAAGATCGAGGAGGAATGA
- a CDS encoding thiamine pyrophosphate-dependent enzyme, producing MPVNMKQLINLVDKEDWPFTQGHRLCPGCNAPMVAKWVTMTAKALGFEPVVGAATGCLEVSTTIYPFTSWNIPYIHNAFENVAATISGVESAYRSLKNRGKLKTDKPIKFIAFGGDGGTYDIGLQSLSGAVERGHDFLYILYDNEGYMNTGNQRSGSTPPGADATTEPIGKVKTGKVQFKKNIVEIIGAHENVYAATASTSDPFDFMAKVEKGLKFEGPAFIAVLAPCVRFWRIPESDGPAITKLAVETKYWPLYEIDRGVYKITRKPRNFKPLEEYIKSIGRFRKALQHPEYNEMIEEMQKYVDTRWERLLKLEEVTKDMYLR from the coding sequence GTGCCTGTAAATATGAAACAATTAATTAATTTGGTAGATAAAGAAGATTGGCCATTTACACAAGGACATAGATTATGTCCAGGATGTAATGCACCAATGGTAGCAAAATGGGTAACAATGACAGCAAAAGCTTTAGGATTTGAACCAGTAGTTGGAGCAGCAACAGGATGTTTAGAAGTTTCAACAACAATATATCCTTTCACATCGTGGAACATTCCATATATACATAATGCATTTGAAAATGTAGCGGCAACAATTTCTGGAGTTGAATCGGCATATAGATCATTAAAAAATAGAGGAAAACTAAAAACAGATAAACCAATTAAATTTATTGCATTTGGTGGAGACGGTGGAACATATGATATAGGTCTTCAATCATTATCAGGAGCTGTAGAAAGAGGACATGATTTCTTATATATTCTTTATGATAATGAAGGTTATATGAATACAGGTAATCAAAGATCAGGTTCTACACCTCCAGGAGCAGATGCAACAACAGAACCAATTGGAAAAGTAAAAACAGGTAAGGTTCAATTTAAAAAGAATATAGTTGAGATAATAGGTGCTCATGAAAATGTATATGCAGCAACAGCATCAACTTCAGATCCTTTTGATTTCATGGCTAAAGTAGAAAAAGGGTTGAAATTTGAAGGTCCAGCATTTATAGCTGTGTTAGCTCCTTGTGTAAGATTCTGGAGAATTCCTGAAAGCGATGGCCCTGCTATTACAAAATTAGCAGTAGAAACAAAATATTGGCCATTATATGAAATAGATAGAGGAGTATATAAGATCACAAGAAAACCAAGAAACTTTAAACCACTCGAAGAATATATAAAATCAATTGGAAGATTTAGAAAAGCTCTACAACATCCAGAATATAATGAAATGATTGAAGAAATGCAAAAATATGTAGATACAAGGTGGGAAAGATTATTAAAATTAGAAGAAGTAACAAAAGATATGTACTTAAGATAA